Genomic segment of Oncorhynchus nerka isolate Pitt River linkage group LG10, Oner_Uvic_2.0, whole genome shotgun sequence:
ACAAACCACTGACCCAGAAAACGTAATACAGCCCGTTTTAATCCCCCACCAGATCACACAGAGAAAGAAGCCTTGAACGTTCCCCATCTCTGAACAGAAGTATTCCTTTGTTAGTCATTTTGTTTGGCCTGATCTAACCTTATGTACTCAGTTTATTAAAGGTGTTAAAGCTGTGTATAGACTTGGATAAAACTTGATCTATTCTTAATCGAGATGAGTAAATAAGGATAAAGCTCTGAAATGTCTGAGTCATTATAACATAATCAAAATCCACTAATATGTTTTGATCTACAGTTGTCTTTCAGTCATTTGGTATTGTCAGACACTCTTGACAGAccattagggtgtgtgtgtgtctcagtggctACTAACCTGGGTCATCTTAGCCAGGTCCAGGGAGGGCCGTGGTTCCTGTGCATCCTCTGGTCTCCTGCGCTTCATGCCGATCTTTTTATCGTTCAGGACGCAGGGCTGGGACTTGCTCCGGGACAGGCCCCCAGTCCCCCCTGCCCTCTGTCCAGCACGTCTCCCCATCTCTTGGGTGAAGTCCGGGGAGCTGGCCCCCTCCCTGTGATGCTCTGGCAGGCTGATCTGCTcatgggacagggagaggggcctgagggagtggtggtagtggtggtgggagggggacgTAGGGGAGGCAGTGAACAGGGGGTGAAGGGGCAGGCGCTGGGTGAAGCAGGGCAGCTCCAGAGCCCCGTCTGTGGGGTTGTTGGAGCGTGAGGGTAGGCTGAAACTGGAGCTCCGCTGCATGGCAGGAAAATTACCCCCTGAATAACCTCCACCACCTCCTATACCACCTCCTCCAGAGCAGCGCTGCACACTCCCCCCACTGTGgcacctcctcttctccaccgCCGTCCACACTCGCGACACCTGAGGTCTCCATGAAGACCGGCAGCCACCAAACTCTTCAGAGAAGGAGAGTGAGCGGCACTGGCGCTTGCTAGGGGGTGCCGTGGAGGCTGAAGGGGAGTTGGCGAGGGCCAGGGACTGGGTGGCTGCCAGCTTGGCATCGCCAAGGTTAAGGTCTCGAATGAGGCTGGTGATGGCGGTGGCAGGGCCAATCTCGTGGCCCCAGACCAGGCTCCTCCGCTGGCACTCCTCGGGCAGAACATCCCACAGGCTCTCCAGACTGGCGCCGGACTCGCAGGGCGTCCCTCGCTGGATGGCACAGCCTCGGCCAAGGTCCAGCCACCTGTCTGCCTCTGGAACACATGGACACACTTATAAAACATATGAACGAACACTTATACATATAATTTAATTTGACAAAATGTAATCAAAAAGTGGACATATAAATCAGGACAGAACAGATGGAAAGTTATTGTATCAGGGGCCTAAGCTGAAATCATTACTATCATATCATGCTCCTCCTTACTGCGTGTCCCCTCTAACATAAGGCCCCTTATGCCATCTAACAGAGTTGTGAAAAATCCCACTTCATCTCCTCTAGAGGCTAGCTTCATGTGAAACAATAATGAAATGGACAGCAGGGCTGAACTTCCAGGGTGAGGTGCCGTGTGCAGCTTCTTCACGTATGCACGTTAGGATGATCAACCGAGTAAATACCCACATGTACCccaaaacacacacctcacttcaGAAAACAAGACAGTAAGCAGCCTGAGGCCAGAGGGAGAATAGGCCAGCAGTAGCAGCTCTTGGTTAGAGACAATACCGTGTGAAGCGAGTATGGTCACATCGGTAGGAGTTttaatagagagagatgaagcgCATCACTCAAGGTCTAGATGCCCAGTTAAGGTGGAGACAGGATAGTAGAAGAATGGCTAGCTACAGACAGGGGATTGGATCGACCCAGGCTGCACTGCTTGACAGAACACTACCTGCTGGAACAGAGCTGCTAGCTCCTGGATTGGGTAGACCTTTCAGTTGCATAGTGGCTGGCAGGGCAATAGCCTGAGCTTTCTGGTAGTACAGGATTATACAAGCAACCTAGCAGTGTGTCattaatcaaatcacattttgtaTTATATAGCATTGCAGTTGTCACAGAACGCTTAGCTAACAAACCCTACGCCTGCTCGTGGCAAGTTAACAGTGGTGTTTGCCCAACACCCCTACCagtcacaaaacaaacattcaggtCAATGCTCTACCACTTGATTGACTGTTGATGGGTTTTTCTCAGACTGAACAAAAACTTCAAAAGGTCCTATGAATGTTGGCAGAGAGGCAGCTAGGTGTCTGGCCATTCCCTTCATTGCTTCTCAACATCTCTTTGCTAAGCACAGCTTATTGCTACCTAACATAATGGTAGCAGCCATCCCAGGGGAAATGTGTCTTAGTCTGACAGCTGGTTTGGTTAGCAGGATAGGCTAGCTAGGCTTATTATTCTGTGAAAGTGGATGGCTTCCTACACCAATGATTGGTTTAAATTCAGATAGAATTTGACAAATGACTATGCCAACATTACTCGTCACAGGCAAAACACCTACCACACTGGTTCTAGCTAACTTTGCCACTACTGAGCTCAAAGCTAACACAGAACTCTATTGATACCCAATTGGCAGCAAGAGGCCCACCCCTGTCCAAACCCATCCCTTCAAATGCTTCTCTCCATTTTTGGTGGGCAGAAGTCTTTGTTTCAGTCCCAAAAAACCACAGCGACAACATGACCTGACAAGAATGTCCAGCATACAAAATAGCAACAGGAGAAAACTAAAACTAAAAAGGTTCACCTAGCCCATGAAAAATGTGTTGAAAAGGGACTGAAATCACACCTGAAGCCATATAATAGTATATATAACACGTCTTGTGATGTCAGCTATAACAGTAGAAACAGCAGTTGTGGGACGTGCATCCCGTTAACCCCTCGCGGGTACATTGAACAGACGACAGGGCGGGGTCCAATGAGACTCTGATTTACAGTGGCGTGTCTTTCAACACGGGCGGAGGGGATAAGGAGTGTGACGTTCACCGAACCAAAAGGGAACCATTGACAAAGGCAAAACAACACTCAGTTACAGTTAAGTCTCAGTGCAGTACACAGCTCTGTGCGACGGCAGGTGCACACCAGACATGAGGGCGagatgagacaggaggaggacaggcagAAACCGTTATAGGGGAGCTTGTAACGAGGCATCAAGCTGGTGAACAAGACAAAGGAAATGAACACGAGCGAATGGGAACAAATAATGAGACAGTTTTTATGAAAAGGACATGAAAAGCAGATTGTTCAATTCAACCAGTTTCCACAACAGCCCAGGTCAATAAAGCCTAAGAGGAGACAATAAGAAGCATTATGGTGAGGACAGTCTgagtgaaggggagagggatGCACTCACCCACAGTGCCACAGGAGAAGAGGGTAGTCCCTCTGCTCATGGTGTGGCGCTCACGCTGTtgacagacagatggagggatagaCCGGGAAAAACAGACAGAGGATATGGCTTAGACTAGGCTCATTTACTCAGACTCCAAACATGTCCGTACATAACTTCAGGCATCGAACACGaaggagtgcacacacacaccagagaaaaTAACAGGCAGGGTGGTGCAGGCTGGCTCATAGAGAAATAGGTCAAAGCAGCAGTCATTAACATTACTAGGAGTCACAGCAATACAGTGTAATGTCAGCATTCAGAACTGCGATGACCCCTTACAGTACACAGTGACGGTTATAAAAGAGGTAAAACTACTCAAATTGGCCCCATTTCAGTTTAAGCCTTTTTACCCAAATTGCTTGATTTGAACACTGAGGTAGAATAATATACAATTTATTTAGAAGGACCAGCGTAGAGGCCATATGAATACAACTTGGTGGCGAGCACCTTGCCAAAAACTACAATAGGCTGTATTGTAGAGAAGCCAATAGAAAGCCCAACTCTCATGTTTCCAAGGCCGGTGGAGAGAGAGGCACCTGTAAGGAACTTGTTACACTACTTCAGTTATAGGTCTAGCTAGCAGAGTTTTACTTACCAGCAGCAAATATTCAGTGTCCTTAGCCCTTACATGATCGCCACCTTTCTTCTTTTCCAGTGTTTTTGAGAAGATGATCACCATGGTAGGGCACAGCTCTGCTCCAGTCCGTTCCAGTGCAGGAGAAGGCCGTGGGAAGCCATCTTAGGTGAGGACAGATGGGGAGAAGGTCTTTTGGGCAGTTTGGACGGGCAGACGACCACCTCTCATCTGCAGAGTGTCCTCGATGGTAGGGGAGCGTCTCTCGCTATTCAGCCAATCCCTGTGCAacaacagacagaaagagagagatttggtgagcacacacacaaatattacaATCCATAAAAATGTGTTTGCCATTATGGAGCCCGGCATGCGTGGGTGCATATTTGCAAATGGGCACAAATGTGCGTGAGCACGCCATGATTGCAGTACGTGTCATAATGATCtttaccatcacaccaccacagtGTGTCCCCAGGCGCAGGgcgaggaggaaaggaggatTGGTCCTTGTGGGTGTGTCTGTATAGCAGGCAGTAGGGCCCTTAGAGAGACGAGTCTAAACACATACAGTCAGTCCACTGGGCTGGGACACCAcaaacacagtacagcacaggcTCACTCTTTACGGAGTCCTCTACTTCGAATCTTTCACTCACAACACCAGGGAGCTAATCCAAAACGTGCAGTTGAATCCCCCCCGACAGACAGAGCTAGGCTATATCAGGAATAGCATGCAAAACAGCTGATTAGAAAGGTCCAGGCCTTATTCTCTAATCAACAGCCTACTAATGACAGCTTGCAGTTTCTACTGTGGGCCAACGGACACAGCTACCAGTCTCCAGAGCTCCTCAACTAACACCATGACTGTTCTGGGTTCTCCATAAGATATGGTTCAATGAAGTAGGAGGAGAGTGAGCATGTAAGGGATGAGGATAGAAAAAGGATGGGTCagttggagaggagagaatgtaCTGGATGTTAAGGTTGCATTAATATACTATATGACAAAGAAAGGGGTACTGTGCTTGCCAACTGTGGGAAACAAAGGAGTTGAAATAATGAGGGCATCAGCCCCATGCGGGCTGTCCTCCACCCAATCCTCCACCCACAAGGGAAAAAGAGACTAGGAACATTTCCCATCCTCatgtcctctgctctcctctcctctctggtctcaTGACAGCATTGAGCcagctaaaccctcccctaacccagacaacgctgggccaattgtgaaccgccctatgggactcccggttggttgtgacacagcctgggattgaacccaggTTTCTAGTGACGCCTCAAACACTGCGATGaagtgcctttgaccgctgcaccactcgggaggccaatgTCTGAAGTTGAggaagtgtgcaattggcatgttgactgcaggaatgtccaccagagatattgccagataattgaatgttcattttctAACATAAGCCGCCTCCCAACACATtttcgagaatttggcagtatgttcaaCGAGCCTCACAGCAGCaggccatgtgtaaccacgccagcccaggacctccacatccggattcttcacctgcgggatcatcagagaccagccacccggacagccgATGAAActgtgctcgtcatcctcaccagggtcttgacctgactgcagttcggcgtcgtaactgacttcagtgggcaaatgctcaccttcgatggccactggcacgctggagaagtgtgctcttcccggtttcaactgtaccgggcagatgacagacagcgtgtatggcgttgggggcgagcggtttgctgatggcggtggggttatggtacgggCAGGCATAaaactacagacaacaaacacaattgcatttaatgcacggagataccgtgacgagatcctgaggcccattgtcgtgccattcacctGCCACCATTACTTcatatttcagcatgataatgctgcGCCCAAGgatttgtacacaattcctggaagctgaaaatgtcctagttcttccatggccttcaTACTCACCAGACGTGTACAACAGAGTGTTGCAGTTCCCGCCGACATccagccacaatcaacagcctgatcaactctatacaaaggagatgtgtcgcactgcatgaggcaaatggtgatcacaccagatactgactggttttctgatccacgcccctacctttttttttaaagatatctgTCACtaccagatgcatatctgtattcccaggcatgtgaaatccatagaaatGGGCATAAtgaatttccttatatgaattgtaactcagtcaaatctgtgaaattattgcatttatattttagaTCAGTGTATTTTAAAAAGATGAGATGTTGAGGATTATTATAAATACAACTATGATGTCATACAGATAAGCCAAACAcctgtgagtccaaatgtgcacttaaCATTTCCAAATCATATAGTGTCACCGTTTATGATCGCTATATTTGGTGTACAGCTACAAGAAAACATGATGTTATACCCTGGGTCACTCAAGTTTCTCAAGAATGAGCCTGTTTGTTTATTGTGAGGAAAAGTCACTGTGGCACACACACCTGACTCCTTTCTATATACAACCCgtttctctgaattgccttgCTCAAGTCGAACACTCTAAGATCGTATTTTAGAACTTAGTTAGGCCTCTTGGCATAGGAATACGAACCCAGATTGCGATTTATATTGGATATTGGACATTGGATTGCTTAAACTACTGTAATGGTGGTATGGCGGGGACGCAAGGTTGTGTTCCGAACtaaacaactacaagtgtgcttgccCTGGTTCCTATCCCAGtaccttggggcggcagggtagcctagtggttagagcgttggaaggttgcaagttcaaacccacgagctgacaaggtacaaatctgccgttctgcccctgaacaggcagttaacccacttgaaaataagaatttgttcttaactgacttgcctagttaaataaaggtcaaaaaaaaaaaaaagttgaagtctcttctttgagtcataaaagtgcattgaaattgctTAGGAACTGTGGCCACATAGAGATACCAGTTAGTCCTTTCATTTAAACCTACCCCACATATTCCAGGAAGAGTCTTATCATgttatccagagtattttcagattttgttATCAAAAAATGTGGCGAAAAGTACAGTAGATGTACTCGTAACGGTTTCTACTGCTCCTACAGTTTTGCTTCGGTACTGCAGTTTAACAGACCCCCATCCCAGAAATACAATTTCAATAGACGGCCACATAGAGAAGTCAGATTAGAAAATTCCTAATAAAACACTTTAGTCATCACCTTTGTGCAAAAAACATCCATTGAATTATAAAAATTATTGTTGCTGAGGCCTATTATTGTTCCATCACTTTTTCCAAGATATTACAATTTTAGCAACCAGAAAATGCtcctccatttcctggttgctaaactTCTAATAATTTGCCTAATTTAAGTTTGTGGTAAAACAAGACTccattgtgtagagaatcattgtaccatctaaaccactgtgaaatctCTTTTACAtaaacaaaaatattgtattttcagccgTTTGAAGCTTtcgtacaaaaccgaaagtac
This window contains:
- the LOC115135068 gene encoding protein FAM53B-like; amino-acid sequence: MVIIFSKTLEKKKGGDHVRAKDTEYLLLRERHTMSRGTTLFSCGTVEADRWLDLGRGCAIQRGTPCESGASLESLWDVLPEECQRRSLVWGHEIGPATAITSLIRDLNLGDAKLAATQSLALANSPSASTAPPSKRQCRSLSFSEEFGGCRSSWRPQVSRVWTAVEKRRCHSGGSVQRCSGGGGIGGGGGYSGGNFPAMQRSSSFSLPSRSNNPTDGALELPCFTQRLPLHPLFTASPTSPSHHHYHHSLRPLSLSHEQISLPEHHREGASSPDFTQEMGRRAGQRAGGTGGLSRSKSQPCVLNDKKIGMKRRRPEDAQEPRPSLDLAKMTQKLQTFHSLSCPGFSGPDSCRSYMPPPSTRSLSQSESDFACASDLCAETQQEVDEEEDDSSYKELDSDSACSLDSRPGSPCRGGGERMGQGHTPWKGEYGTEKDIYQLGGELDIDQIERN